The following proteins are encoded in a genomic region of Fibrobacter sp.:
- a CDS encoding M23 family metallopeptidase, whose translation MKKLEIHVFPSKTTSGKNYKISLAGAIVSVVCVVAGVAGFLMFSPVSIVDNVTSGNITDIHRQNVAIKKELATIRESVDETILKVEETRLLRDSTLKFGGLGFILETALSDDEKTLEGRKGLKEIEHSFRQLIDTLEKDSALAAKLPILHPMKNGHAIKKRFEMVHDPFTDQELPHRGIDYVAVEGDTVYATGGGVVTEVRKHRGFGLSMKVEHMKGVRTFYAHLGKNLVDVNAKVKRGQPIAIVGESGTESSVGLHYEIRLDGNSVNPESFFITK comes from the coding sequence ATGAAGAAGCTTGAGATACATGTATTCCCGAGTAAGACCACCTCGGGCAAGAACTACAAGATTTCCCTGGCAGGGGCGATCGTTTCTGTAGTTTGCGTTGTGGCGGGCGTTGCCGGTTTCCTGATGTTCTCCCCGGTGAGTATTGTAGACAACGTAACGAGTGGAAATATTACGGATATTCACCGTCAAAATGTGGCAATAAAAAAGGAATTGGCGACCATCCGCGAATCGGTGGATGAAACCATTTTGAAGGTGGAGGAAACCCGCCTTCTCCGAGATAGCACTTTGAAGTTCGGTGGCCTGGGCTTTATCTTGGAAACAGCCCTCAGCGATGATGAAAAAACTTTGGAAGGCCGCAAGGGCCTGAAGGAAATTGAACATTCCTTCCGTCAGCTGATCGATACTTTGGAAAAGGATTCTGCATTGGCTGCGAAGCTTCCCATTCTTCACCCTATGAAGAACGGTCACGCTATCAAGAAGCGTTTTGAAATGGTCCACGATCCCTTTACCGACCAGGAACTTCCTCATCGTGGCATTGACTACGTGGCCGTTGAAGGCGATACTGTTTATGCGACAGGTGGCGGCGTAGTCACTGAAGTTCGCAAGCATCGCGGTTTCGGTCTTTCCATGAAGGTGGAACACATGAAGGGCGTGCGTACTTTCTACGCTCACTTGGGCAAGAACCTGGTGGATGTAAATGCCAAGGTGAAGCGCGGCCAGCCTATTGCAATCGTCGGTGAAAGCGGTACGGAATCCAGTGTGGGCCTCCATTATGAAATCCGCCTGGACGGAAATTCCGTGAACCCTGAAAGTTTCTTTATAACGAAGTAG
- the dnaN gene encoding DNA polymerase III subunit beta: MKFEIKKSVLQEALQTAITAIPNKSTLQILNNYSLRLEGNILEICATDLNLGIRTKLEVNGERDGEVVINARKFSELIKALVDPAIENISIDVQDYLTKIKWSERGQASIMGFDASDFPPFPEVEGTTLTFAASELAFLVEKTAFAVSNDSTRQNLNGVYLEAVDGKVSMVATDGHRMGRASIEQEGASLNGGVIILPKVLQQILRMAKNDEQIEVRTTETHILFSTGSTQIISKLYEGPYPNYRAVIPQNFERTVQANAVELQNKVRSILPMANPRTHQIRFQIDGNMMELSATDPDVGGDSREALAVTHNGEGSFSIGFDGRYISEILGMCKSEEVVLKMNTPIGACIIEPVGEGLNFSFLLMPLRLTD; the protein is encoded by the coding sequence ATGAAGTTCGAAATCAAGAAGTCCGTGTTGCAGGAAGCCTTGCAGACTGCAATTACTGCAATTCCCAACAAGTCCACTCTTCAGATTTTGAACAACTATTCCCTCCGCTTGGAAGGCAATATTCTCGAAATCTGCGCTACTGACTTGAACCTTGGCATCAGGACCAAGCTCGAAGTCAACGGCGAACGTGATGGCGAAGTCGTGATCAACGCCCGCAAGTTCTCTGAACTTATCAAGGCTCTCGTAGACCCTGCTATTGAAAACATCAGCATCGACGTTCAGGATTACCTGACCAAGATCAAGTGGAGCGAACGCGGCCAGGCTTCTATCATGGGCTTCGACGCAAGCGACTTCCCTCCGTTCCCGGAAGTGGAAGGCACCACCTTGACCTTCGCAGCAAGCGAACTGGCATTCCTCGTTGAAAAGACCGCTTTCGCAGTTTCCAACGACTCCACCCGCCAGAACTTGAACGGTGTTTATCTCGAAGCCGTAGATGGTAAGGTTTCCATGGTTGCTACCGACGGTCACCGCATGGGCCGCGCAAGCATCGAACAGGAAGGCGCTAGCCTCAACGGCGGCGTGATCATCTTGCCGAAGGTTCTTCAGCAGATCCTCCGCATGGCAAAGAACGACGAACAGATCGAAGTTCGCACTACCGAAACTCACATCTTGTTCAGCACCGGTTCCACCCAGATTATTTCCAAGCTGTACGAAGGACCGTATCCTAACTACCGCGCTGTGATCCCGCAGAACTTTGAACGTACCGTTCAGGCTAACGCAGTCGAACTTCAGAACAAGGTCCGCAGCATCTTGCCCATGGCAAATCCCCGAACCCACCAGATTCGTTTCCAGATCGACGGCAACATGATGGAACTTTCCGCAACTGACCCGGATGTCGGTGGCGATTCCCGCGAAGCATTGGCAGTCACCCACAACGGTGAAGGCAGCTTCAGCATCGGTTTCGACGGTCGCTACATTTCCGAAATCCTCGGCATGTGCAAGAGCGAAGAAGTTGTTCTCAAGATGAACACTCCCATTGGCGCTTGCATTATCGAACCGGTTGGCGAAGGCCTCAACTTCAGCTTCCTGCTGATGCCGCTTCGCTTGACCGACTAA
- a CDS encoding fibrobacter succinogenes major paralogous domain-containing protein: MKKMFSHLSGTAGVVLSLFAFGAIVACSESFTDERDGQSYDVVEIGGKTWMAENLNFDMAATGASENSASFCPEGDSRNCSKYGRLYTWEAAQNACPAGWRLPTREEFESLITVAGNGGDVAGGSGLEVAAAKAGAALKATSGWFKKGNGTDEVGFAALPAGYHSSDEKFDGIGGYAYFWSSATDPDESAFAQYLFLDFSSDAAEIRSFVKSSGYSVRCVRQ; this comes from the coding sequence ATGAAAAAAATGTTCAGTCATTTGAGTGGTACCGCGGGCGTTGTGCTGTCGCTGTTTGCGTTTGGCGCAATCGTCGCCTGTTCTGAATCTTTCACCGATGAGCGTGATGGGCAATCTTATGATGTAGTGGAAATCGGTGGAAAGACTTGGATGGCTGAGAACTTGAATTTTGATATGGCTGCGACTGGTGCGTCGGAAAACTCGGCTAGTTTCTGCCCTGAAGGAGATTCCCGTAACTGTTCCAAATATGGTCGCCTTTATACTTGGGAGGCCGCACAAAACGCATGCCCTGCAGGTTGGCGCCTGCCCACTCGTGAGGAATTTGAATCCTTGATTACTGTGGCGGGAAACGGTGGGGATGTTGCCGGTGGCTCAGGCTTAGAGGTGGCTGCTGCGAAAGCGGGTGCAGCTCTCAAGGCTACTAGCGGCTGGTTCAAGAAAGGCAACGGTACTGATGAAGTTGGTTTTGCAGCTTTGCCTGCGGGCTATCACTCTTCCGATGAAAAGTTTGATGGCATCGGCGGTTACGCCTATTTCTGGAGTAGTGCCACGGATCCGGACGAATCTGCGTTCGCCCAGTATCTTTTCTTGGACTTTAGCAGTGACGCCGCAGAAATAAGATCTTTTGTTAAAAGTTCCGGTTATTCTGTTCGCTGTGTTCGTCAATAG
- a CDS encoding thioredoxin — protein MKKIGFSALVLAAALFATAANAKAPVAQPEEDIKIVKLTDDNFEKEIMKSDKSMIILEFSSTSCPPCLVMIPTLIGIAKNYSDDIKVASVGIDEPNITKIKNTFPVQAFPTFFLIKNGRVVNRLVGAVKEEELLAGLQYTPKAKKAPAKPAKKTGKKRDLTCKVNGQFNGLQNLVTISFVFKDDEIENVDIVTDAFIPPEMESHRDDIIARVSSSGKGDVTPTMTGFRMHIANDCRFMKAMDMKRTSTYGEMKAGLELQGFTCK, from the coding sequence ATGAAGAAGATTGGTTTTAGTGCATTGGTTTTGGCTGCCGCTCTGTTTGCCACTGCTGCAAATGCAAAGGCTCCCGTAGCCCAGCCCGAAGAAGACATCAAGATTGTGAAACTTACGGATGATAATTTCGAAAAGGAAATTATGAAGTCCGACAAGTCCATGATCATCCTGGAATTTTCTTCTACCAGCTGCCCGCCTTGTCTTGTGATGATTCCGACTCTTATCGGTATTGCCAAGAACTATAGCGATGACATCAAGGTGGCTTCTGTGGGCATTGATGAACCCAACATCACCAAGATCAAGAACACTTTCCCGGTTCAGGCATTCCCTACTTTCTTCCTTATCAAGAATGGCCGCGTTGTTAATCGTTTGGTTGGCGCTGTCAAGGAAGAAGAGTTGCTGGCAGGTCTTCAGTACACTCCCAAGGCAAAGAAGGCTCCCGCAAAGCCTGCCAAGAAGACTGGCAAGAAGAGGGATCTCACTTGTAAGGTGAATGGTCAGTTTAATGGCCTCCAGAACCTGGTGACTATTTCCTTCGTGTTCAAGGATGACGAAATTGAAAACGTTGATATTGTTACCGACGCATTCATCCCGCCTGAAATGGAAAGCCATCGTGATGATATTATCGCTCGCGTTAGCTCCAGCGGCAAGGGTGATGTGACCCCCACCATGACCGGCTTTAGAATGCACATTGCCAACGATTGCCGATTCATGAAGGCCATGGACATGAAGCGTACTTCTACCTACGGCGAAATGAAGGCCGGCCTGGAACTTCAGGGATTCACCTGTAAGTAA
- a CDS encoding phospholipase D-like domain-containing protein gives MEIFTKYIANEEHYSEVIERIAKVRDTLWIGTADIKDLYVKQNGEAIPLLGQIAGLLKKGVGVRLVHAKEPGPNFREDFDRFPILATDLERVLCPRVHFKMVIFDLEVAYIGSANLTGAGIGMKSALKRNFEAGILTNDPQIVESAINQFDTLWMGAHCKNCGRQEYCGDRIK, from the coding sequence ATGGAAATTTTCACCAAGTACATCGCCAACGAAGAGCATTACAGCGAAGTCATCGAGCGCATCGCAAAAGTTCGCGACACCCTGTGGATCGGTACCGCCGACATCAAGGACTTGTATGTAAAGCAGAACGGCGAGGCCATTCCCCTGCTGGGGCAAATTGCAGGCCTGCTGAAAAAGGGCGTGGGCGTGCGTTTGGTTCATGCCAAGGAACCGGGCCCAAATTTCCGCGAAGATTTCGACCGATTCCCAATTTTGGCAACGGACCTGGAACGAGTGCTTTGCCCCCGCGTACATTTCAAGATGGTGATTTTCGACCTGGAAGTGGCCTACATCGGATCCGCCAACTTGACAGGTGCGGGCATCGGCATGAAAAGCGCATTAAAGCGAAACTTTGAGGCAGGCATTCTCACCAACGACCCGCAAATCGTTGAATCCGCCATCAACCAGTTTGACACCCTATGGATGGGCGCCCACTGCAAGAACTGCGGAAGGCAAGAATATTGCGGGGATAGGATTAAATAG
- a CDS encoding fibrobacter succinogenes major paralogous domain-containing protein gives MKNFIAKMGAVLLASAAALVLSGCGEDSGTNANNRNGGAGTTMVDSRDGQAYKTVQIGRQTWMAENLNYQTGESKCYDNKPENCDKYGRLYVWREAVTACPDGWHLPSKEEFEELEKLTGQKVGTVLKSTTGWKDDDGKSGNGTDGLGFGALPAGYYNSNYDNFDFEGNNALFWSSTESNSYDAYYLFLFYDVELACVVYDNKNFGFSVRCVKNP, from the coding sequence ATGAAGAATTTTATTGCGAAGATGGGTGCTGTTCTGCTGGCCTCTGCAGCAGCGTTAGTCTTGAGTGGTTGCGGCGAAGATTCTGGAACGAATGCGAACAATAGAAATGGTGGTGCCGGCACAACAATGGTTGACTCTCGCGATGGTCAAGCCTACAAGACTGTACAAATTGGCAGGCAGACTTGGATGGCGGAAAACCTGAACTATCAGACTGGCGAAAGCAAGTGTTACGATAACAAACCCGAAAACTGCGACAAGTACGGCCGCCTTTATGTTTGGAGAGAAGCCGTTACCGCTTGCCCGGATGGCTGGCACCTGCCCAGCAAGGAAGAATTTGAGGAATTAGAAAAACTTACCGGTCAAAAGGTGGGAACCGTGCTGAAGTCCACTACAGGCTGGAAAGACGATGACGGCAAGAGTGGCAATGGTACTGATGGCCTCGGCTTTGGGGCGTTGCCCGCTGGCTACTACAACAGCAACTACGACAACTTCGACTTCGAGGGCAACAACGCGCTCTTCTGGTCTTCTACGGAGAGCAATAGTTACGATGCGTACTACCTGTTTTTGTTCTACGACGTCGAGCTCGCCTGCGTGGTCTACGACAATAAGAATTTCGGCTTCTCGGTTCGCTGTGTCAAAAATCCCTAG